GAACTTGTGCGGACTGTCAGAATACAGTGCATAGGCGGTGGTTTTCGACATGATTAGCCATTCTTCCTGCCGCTCCGTTCCAACCGGCGGAGAAGAAAAAAGAAACAGGACGCCTCCCGCACGGCGTCCTGTTTCCTCACATGGGGGGACAGGGGATTTGCTGGTCACGGTCTTAGTATATGCCCCCGGCCCCCGTCCCGGCATCCTGCCGGGGAAGGGATTTGCCGTCTTCGATCGGACGATGCCCGCCTCCTCCCCGCGGAGGAGGCGGGGGCATCAGTCGTCCACCAGCCCCTCCCGCACGGCCCACAGGGCCGCCTGCGTGCGATCGGTGAGCTGCAGCTTGCTGAGGATCGAGGAGATGTGGGTCTTGACGGTGGTCTCGCTGATCACCAGCCGCTCGGCGATCTCCCGGTTGGTCAGCCCGTGGGCCAGGGCCCGCAGCACGTCCAGTTCCCGGGGCGTGAGCAGGTCCCGCTTGCTCGGCTGGTGCGGCTGGGCGGTGCGGACCATGAGCCGCTTCATGACCTCGGGGTGCAGCCGCGGCTCGCCCCGGTGGACGGCGCGGATGGCGTCGACCAGGTCCGCAGGCTCGATGTCCTTGGTGAGAAAGCCCAGGGCGCCCTCCTCGATGCAGGCCATCGCCTTCTCCAGGTCGAGGAACGAGGTGAGCATGATCACCTTGGCGCCGGTCCCCTTCAGCTCCCGCAGAGCGCTGAGGCCGTCGAGGCCCGGCATCATGAGGTCCATCAGCACAACGTCGGGTGCGAGCGTTCGGGTCATCTCCACCGCCTGGCGGCCGTCGGCCGCCTCGCCGACCACCTCGAAATCGTCCTGCAGCTCGAAGTAGGTGGCGAGACCCTGTCTGACCATGAAGTGGTCATCGCAGATCAGGATGCGTATAGGGCTCACCCGGGATCACCTCCGGAGGCTGCGGGGATGCGTGCCCGAATGCAGGTCCCCTGGCCGGGAGCGGATATGACCTCCAGGGATCCCTTCAGTTCGCTCACCCGCTCTCTCATTCCGATCATACCGAATGAAGCGCCCCGCGCGGAAGCCGTGGGATCGAATCCGACGCCGTCATCGCAGACCTCCAGCAGCGCCTCCTCAGGGCGCAGGTCCAGCTTCACCCGGACGTGGCGGGCCCGGGCGTGCTTGGCCACGTTGTTGAGCGCCTCCTGGGCGACGCGGTAGAGGGCGAACTCCACGTCAGGGCTGAGCCGCTCGTCTCCGCTTAGCGTCAGGTTCACCTCGACGCCGGTCCGCCGCCGGAACAGGTTGATGTGGTTGCTGAGCGCCATGGCCAGCCCCTTCTCCTGCAAGGCCGCGGGCCGCAGCTCGAAGATCAGCGACCGCATCTCCGCCAGCGCCTCACCGGCCATCTCCCGGGAGCGGGTGAGCAGGGTCCGGGCCTTCTCCGGCTTCCGGTCCAGCAAGCCCACCGCCGACTCCAGGTTGAGCGTCAGCCCGAACAGCACCTGGGTCACCGAGTCGTGCAGTTCCCGAGCCAGCCGGTTCCGCTCCTCCAGGACGGCCACCTCCCGCGCCTTGGCGTGAAGCTCCGAACTCTCGATCAGCCGGCCGGCCTGGTTGGCCAGCAGGGTCAGCAGGCGCAGGTGCTGCTCGTCGAAGCGGCCCGGCTGCCGGCTGGCGACCACCAGCACGCCCAGCGTCCGGTTCTTGGTCCGGATCGGCGCCTGGATCACGTCCCGCCAGCCTCCGGCCCGCACCAGGTCCTGGTTGAGGCGGGGATCCCGGTCGGGCTCGCGCGAGAAGTGGGGCTTGCCGGTCTGCAGTACCAGGCTGGTGAGGTTGCCCTCCATGGGCAGTTCCAGGCCCACGTAAGCCTCCATCCCCTCGCCGTGGGTGGCCCGCACAAACTGGCGGGATCCATCGGGCGTGAGCAGCGTGACCAGGGCCGACGAGCCGCCGGTCACCCGCACGGACTCCCGGGCGATGACCTGGAGCACCTCGTCCGGGTGGATCGCGGTGCTGATGGCCTCGTCCACCGCGTGCAGGGCCTCCGACTCGGCCAGCCGCCGCTCCAGGGCCCTCACCGTCTGTGCCAGCTGGTCGGTGCGGTCGGCG
The nucleotide sequence above comes from Symbiobacterium thermophilum IAM 14863. Encoded proteins:
- a CDS encoding GAF domain-containing sensor histidine kinase, with product MIPLKQPSALWISMLSLALVAGAALLLPLELPGKGEPLPPPLPALLQIAVIALAVWLAQPWRVAIRGARGDISISMAIDVAAMLLFHPYIAALGSAIGTALYHLVGGPFTRQVVKEHRGPRALVRGVITFSAVALGSWAARMIRPAAGPIVFTSDWPALFVGISIRLLIRIVFYPLGMAALRQDPVWASLRREWERLPLIPFLLTTTLGGIAALIYQYQPAALVLLFGPLASTWFLSQEFHRMNRLLDTLEDKVADRTDQLAQTVRALERRLAESEALHAVDEAISTAIHPDEVLQVIARESVRVTGGSSALVTLLTPDGSRQFVRATHGEGMEAYVGLELPMEGNLTSLVLQTGKPHFSREPDRDPRLNQDLVRAGGWRDVIQAPIRTKNRTLGVLVVASRQPGRFDEQHLRLLTLLANQAGRLIESSELHAKAREVAVLEERNRLARELHDSVTQVLFGLTLNLESAVGLLDRKPEKARTLLTRSREMAGEALAEMRSLIFELRPAALQEKGLAMALSNHINLFRRRTGVEVNLTLSGDERLSPDVEFALYRVAQEALNNVAKHARARHVRVKLDLRPEEALLEVCDDGVGFDPTASARGASFGMIGMRERVSELKGSLEVISAPGQGTCIRARIPAASGGDPG
- a CDS encoding response regulator — translated: MSPIRILICDDHFMVRQGLATYFELQDDFEVVGEAADGRQAVEMTRTLAPDVVLMDLMMPGLDGLSALRELKGTGAKVIMLTSFLDLEKAMACIEEGALGFLTKDIEPADLVDAIRAVHRGEPRLHPEVMKRLMVRTAQPHQPSKRDLLTPRELDVLRALAHGLTNREIAERLVISETTVKTHISSILSKLQLTDRTQAALWAVREGLVDD